In Cellulomonas wangsupingiae, the genomic window CACGCGTCCCCGGTACGGCACCCCGTCGACCAGCAGCGTCGGCGTCCCCGGCACGTCGAGCTCGATCCCGCCCTCGTAGTCCGCCTGCACGGCCCGCGCGTACTGGTCCGCCCCCGCTCCTGCGACCTCGTCGGGGTCCAGCCCCAGCTCACGCGCGTACCCCGCGAGGTCGTCGTCGGTGAGCGCGTCCTGGTGCGCGAACAGCAGGCGCTGCATGTCCCAGAACTTCCCGTGCGCCGCGGCGGCCTCCACCGCGAGCGCCGCCGCCAGGGCGTGCGGGTGCACCTGGAACAGCGGGAAGTGGCGCCACACGAGGCGCACCCGACCCCCCGACTCCTCGACCAGCCGCCGCAGCACGGGCTCCGCGTCACGGCAGTACGGGCACTCCAGGTCCCCGTACTCCACGACGGTCACCGGCGCCGCCGGGTCGCCCAGCACGTGCCTGTCGGGGTCGGTGCTGACCGCGGGCGGGGCGTCGGGCGATGT contains:
- a CDS encoding DsbA family protein: MTSPDAPPAVSTDPDRHVLGDPAAPVTVVEYGDLECPYCRDAEPVLRRLVEESGGRVRLVWRHFPLFQVHPHALAAALAVEAAAAHGKFWDMQRLLFAHQDALTDDDLAGYARELGLDPDEVAGAGADQYARAVQADYEGGIELDVPGTPTLLVDGVPYRGRVELEALREVVDAA